A single genomic interval of Pogoniulus pusillus isolate bPogPus1 chromosome 24, bPogPus1.pri, whole genome shotgun sequence harbors:
- the YPEL4 gene encoding protein yippee-like 4: MACAVRCGGSGGVAGVPLCPPVAGSSRPQTAGTAPPRPLAHAPAEAAAAPSREAAPDVRDALGGGCRDGAASWLRPSGTGEAVPHSVYAAGMRPRLLYMSFVFVCELPAWFTYWRADGDVAAAGDESRCRDAAPGHAGPPLRPPGAPAPGTATAAAAGTAGKAAGGRPPLPPPARRGGPGLCPGPGADGTASFGALLRCFPCQRLCGGGAVPPGALPAAAPPPRRHLPPRTFRSYLPRSHRTYSCVHCRAHLARHEELISKSFQGSHGRAYLFNSVVNVGCGPAEQRLLLTGLHSVADIFCQSCKTTLGWKYEQAFESSQKYKEGKFIIEMSHMVKENGWD; the protein is encoded by the exons ATGGCCTGCGCTGTCCGCTGCGGGGGGAGCGGAGGCGTGGCCGGAGTGCCGCTCTGCCCGCCGGTCGCAGGCTCCTCCCGCCCTCAGACCGCTGGGACGGCACCACCGAGGCCCCTCGCTCACGCCCCCGCCGAGGCCGCCGCTGCTCCGTCCCGGGAGGCTGCGCCGGACGTGAG GGACGCGCTCGGCGGCGGTTGCCGCGATGGGGCGGCGAGCTGGCTGCGCCCCAGCGGCACCGGCGAGGCTGTGCCGCACTCGGTGTACGCCGCCGGCATGCGCCCGCGTCTCCTTTATATGTCATTTGTGTTTGTGTGCGAGCTCCCCGCCTGGTTTACTTACTGGC GTGCGGACGGTGACGTCGCGGCAGCAGGGGATGAGTCACGGTGCCGTGATGCAGCCCCCGGGCACGCAGGGCCCCCCCTGCGCCCGCCCGGTGCCCCCGCCCCGGGGACGGCGACAGCAGCGGCAGCCGGGACAGCGGGCAAGGCGGCAGGCg GCCGCCCCCCTCTCCCGCCTCCTGCTCGCCGCGGGGGGCCCGGGCTGTGCCCCGGCCCCGGCGCGGACGGGACGGCGTCTTTCGGCGCGTTGCTGCGCTGCTTCCCGTGCCAGCGGCTCTGCGGGGGGGGCGCGGTGCCCCctggggcactgcctgctgccgccccccccccccgccgccacCTGCCTCCCCGCACCTTCCGCAGCTACCTGCCGCGCTCTCACCGCACCTACAGCTGCGTCCACTGCCGGGCACATCTGGCGCGACACGAGGAGCTCATCTCCAAG TCCTTCCAGGGCAGCCATGGCCGTGCCTACCTGTTCAACTCTGT GGTAAACGTGGGCTGTGGCCCAGCGGAGCAACGGCTGCTGCTGACAGGGCTGCACTCAGTAGCTGACATCTtctgccagagctgcaaaacCACACTGGGCTGGAAATAC GAGCAGGCCTTCGAGAGCAGCCAGAAGTACAAGGAGGGGAAGTTCATCATCGAGATGTCGCACATGGTGAAGGAGAACGGCTGGGACTGA
- the RTN4RL2 gene encoding reticulon-4 receptor-like 2: MGPPPARDLPPGLAALLLAALAWVPGGAPTCPALCTCYVSPPTVSCQANNFSSVPAGLPPGARRLFLQNNIIRALRAGTFGPSTVTLWLYSNNISSIQPGTFRHLPALEELDLGDNPHLRVLAPDTFHGLQRLQALHLYRCQLASLPSGIFRGLHSLQYLYLQENGLLYLQDDLFADLANLSHLFLHGNRLRVLSAGVFRGLPSLDRLLLHANRLATIHRHAFRGLARLTILYLFNNSLVALPGDPLAALPALQFLRLNANPWACDCRAQPLWAWFRRTRVSSSPVPCATPPHRRGTDLRQLRPPDFDGCPDEDEDEAGGGGGAVMGTPGRALGRPGTLPAAPPSAFYRDGLPPHDLRGSQPRPPPPSRDSRGPPGDTQCPQAPCTPPAAAAPCQPPTLLPLLALLLLWL, translated from the exons ATGGGCCCCCCCCCGGCCCGGGACCTGCCCCCAG GCCTGgcggccctgctgctggcagcactggcgTGGGTGCCTGGTGGAGCACCCACCTGCCCTGCGCTCTGCACCTGCTACGTCTCGCCGCCCACCGTCAGCTGCCAGGCCAACAACTTCTCCTCGGTGCCCGCGGGGCTCCCACCTGGTGCCCGCCGCCTCTTCCTGCAGAACAACATCATCAGGGCACTGCGGGCGGGCACCTTCGGGCCCAGCACCGTCACCCTCTGGCTCTACTCCAACAACATCTCCTCCATCCAGCCGGGCACCTTCCGCCACCTGCCCGCCCTGGAGGAGCTTGACCTGGGTGACAACCCCCACCTTCGTGTCCTGGCCCCTGACACCTTCCATGGGCTCCAACGCCTCCAGGCCCTGCACCTCTACCGGTGCCAGCTGGCCAGCCTGCCCAGTGGCATCTTCCGTGGCCTCCATAGCCTCCAGTACCTCTACCTGCAGGAGAACGGACTGCTCTACCTCCAG GATGATCTCTTTGCTGACCTGGCCAATCTGAGCCACCTCTTCCTCCACGGAAATCGGCTGCGGGTGCTGTCTGCGGGCGTCTTCCGggggctgcccagcctggaccggctgctgctgcatgccaACCGCCTGGCCACTATTCACCGCCACGCGTTCCGTGGGCTGGCACGGCTCACCATCCTCTACCTGTTCAACAACAGCCTGGTGGCTCTGCCCGGGGAccctctggctgctctgcctgcgcTCCAGTTCCTGCGCCTCAACGCCAACCCCTGGGCCTGCGACTGTCGGGCACAGCCACTCTGGGCATGGTTCCGCCGCACCCGTGTCTCCAGCTCGCCGGTGCCCTGTGCCACCCCACCGCACCGTCGTGGCACTGACCTGCGGCAACTTCGGCCCCCGGACTTCGACGGCTGCCCCGACGAAGATGAGGATGAAGCTGGCGGCGGTGGGGGGGCAGTGATGGGCACCCCTGGGCGGGCACTGGGTCGTCCAGGCACCCTCCCGGCCGCTCCGCCCTCCGCCTTCTACCGCGACGGCCTCCCCCCCCACGACCTGCGGGGCTCCCAGCCCCGGCCGCCTCCCCCGTCCCGCGACTCCCGcggccctcctggggacaccCAGTGCCCCCAGGCCCCCTGCACCCCTCCGGCTGCCgcagccccctgccagccccctacTCTTCTGCCCCTCCtcgccctgctcctgctctggctctgA
- the UBE2L6 gene encoding ubiquitin/ISG15-conjugating enzyme E2 L6 isoform X3: MAARIAQAGGDRPGCDPLSSHRRSCKRRGAGAGSMTCGRWTGTCCGGGGCCCRIYHPGVDTTGRVCQPLTSAQHWVATTRAIQVLQDLLLLLDNPDTERVLRQDLSHELHQQPDVFWHRAEEHTRCHAEPRPDTPASS, from the exons ATGGCCGCGAGGATCGCCCAG GCTGGCGGGGACCGCCCGGGGTGTGATCCGCTGAGCTCCCACCGCAGGAGCTGCAAGAGGCGCGGAGCTGGAGCGGGGTCCATGACCTGCGGCCGCTGGACGGGAACCTGCTGCGGtggggggggctgctgctgccg CATCTACCACCCTGGAGTGGACACCACTGGCCGTGTCTGCCAGCCCCTCACCTCTGCACAGCACTGGGTAGCCACCACTCGTGCGATCCAAG tgctgcaggacctgctgctgctgctggacaacCCAGACACGGAGCGGGTGCTGCGGCAGGACCTGTCCCATGAGCTCCACCAGCAGCCCGATGTGTTCTGGCATCGGGCAGAGGAACACACTCGCTGCCATGCTGAGCCACGCCCTGACACCCCTGCGTCATCATGA
- the CLP1 gene encoding polyribonucleotide 5'-hydroxyl-kinase Clp1 has protein sequence MADDGGEEKKQVAKFELERETELRFEVEASQTVQLELLTGMAEVFGTELTRNKKFTFDAGAKVAVFTWHGCTVQLSGRTEVAYVSKDTPMLLYLNTHTALEQMRRQAEREDERGPRVMVVGPTDVGKTTVCRLLLNYAVRLGRRPTFVELDVGQGSVSIPGTMGALYIERPADVEEGFSLQAPLVYHFGSTTPGTNIKLYNKITSRLADVFNQRCEVNRRASVSGCVINTCGWVKGSGYQALVHAASAFEVDVVVVLDQERLYNELKRDLPHFVRTVLLPKSGGVVERSKDFRRECRDDRIREYFYGFRGCFYPHAFDVKFSDVKIYKVGAPTIPDSCLPLGMSQEDNQLKLVPVTPGRDMVHHLLSVSTADSPDDNISETSVAGFIVVTGVDLERQVFTVLSPAPRPLPKNFLLIMDIRFMDLK, from the exons ATGGCTGACGATGGCGGCGAGGAGAAGAAGCAGGTGGCCAAGTTCGAGCTGGAGCGGGAGACGGAGCTGCGGTTCGAGGTGGAGGCCTCGCAGACCGTGCAGCTGGAACTGCTCACCGGCATGGCCGAGGTGTTCGGCACAGAGCTCACCCGCAACAAGAAGTTCACTTTTGATGCCGGTGCCAAGGTGGCCGTCTTCACATGGCATGGCTGCACCGTGCAGCTCAGCGGCCGCACCGAGGTGGCTTATGTGTCTAAGGACACCCCCATGCTGCTCTACCTTAACACGCACACGGCGCTGGAACAGATGCGGCGGCAGGCAGAGCGAGAGGACGAGCGGGGGCCCCGCGTGATGGTGGTGGGGCCCACCGACGTGGGTAAGACGACTGTGTGCCGCCTACTGTTGAACTATGCTGTGCGCCTGGGCCGCCGGCCCACCTTCGTGGAGCTGGACGTGGGCCAGGGCTCTGTCTCTATCCCTGGTACCATGGGTGCACTCTACATTGAGCGGCCAGCTGATGTGGAGGAGGGCTTCTCCCTCCAGGCCCCCCTTGTCTACCACTTCGGCTCCACTACACCTGGCACCAACATCAAGCTCTACAACAAG atcaCATCCCGCCTGGCCGACGTCTTCAACCAGCGTTGTGAGGTGAACCGGCGTGCCTCGGTGAGCGGCTGCGTCATCAACACCTGCGGCTGGGTGAAGGGCTCAGGCTACCAGGCACTGGTGCACGCTGCCTCTGCCTTTGAGGTGGacgtggtggtggtgctggaccAGGAGCGGCTCTATAACgagctgaagagggacctgCCCCACTTCGTGCgcactgtcctgctgcccaagTCCGGCGGGGTGGTGGAGCGCTCCAAAGACTTCCGCCGGGAGTGCCGGGATGACCGCATCCGGGAGTACTTCTACGGCTTCCGGGGCTGCTTCTACCCGCACGCTTTTGACGTCAAGTTCTCTGATGTCAAGATTTACAAGGTGGGGGCCCCCACCATCCCAGACTCGTGCCTGCCACTGGGCATGTCACAGGAGGACAACCAGCTGAAGCTGGTGCCAGTGACACCAGGGCGAGATATGGTGCACCACTTGCTCAGCGTCAGCACTGCCGACAGCCCCGATGACAACATCTCGGAGACCAGTGTGGCTGGGTTCATTGTTGTCACTGGCGTTGACCTGGAGCGCCAGGTCTTCACCGTCCTCTCGCCTGCCCCACGCCCCCTgcccaagaacttcctcctcatcatgGACATTCGCTTCATGGATCTCAAGTAG
- the SMTNL1 gene encoding smoothelin-like protein 1 — MGKEVKAAEGVDSREGAAQDGRGDPGEGVENVQEVKAAEGEDSREGAAQDGRGDSGEGVENVQEVEAEGGDEGRSGVDTKGEAAGDGESDARAEAPKGAGSENGGTEGARDNARVKTAGGARDGAGGDAAAASNTRGQQDPTWLQDEDDELWPEFPPSSSSEGTISPTSPTSPTSPVSPISPASPTSPSPADTAEGLRGSERDPPVGRAQGQAPPRTAGSRPRLEVAGGRPRASARAQGRSAILEKFGGAAKGPAPHLKRTGSTATVKAMLLEWCRARTRSYQHVEVQNFAGSWGSGLAFCALIHSFFPDAFDYDALDPSARQHNFALAFATAEERAGCAPLLEVEDMVRLPVPDAKCVYTYLQELYRCLVAKGLVKTKKR, encoded by the exons ATGGGGAAG GAGGTGAAGGCGGCTGAGGGGGTGGACAgtagggaaggagcagcccaggATGGCCGGGGGGATCCTGGGGAAGGTGTGGAGAACGTCCAGGAGGTGAAGGCGGCTGAGGGGGAGGACAGCAGGGaaggtgcagcccaggatggcaGGGGGGATTCTGGGGAAGGTGTGGAGAACGTCCAGGaggtggaggctgagggaggggaTGAGGGGAGGTCAGGGGTGGATACcaagggagaggctgcaggggatgGTGAGAGCGATGCCAGGGCAGaggcacccaagggtgctgggAGTGAGAACGGGGGCACCGAGGGTGCCAGGGACAATGCCAGGGTGAAGACAGCCGGGGGTGCTCGGgatggggctggaggggacgcAGCAGCAGCGAGCAACACCCGGGGCCAGCAG GACCCCACATGGCTGCAGGATGAAGATGATGAGCTGTGGCCCGAGTTCCCTCCCAGCTCATCCTCAGAGGGGACTATCAGCCCCACATCACCCACATCCCCCACATCCCCTGTGTCTCCTATATCCCCAGCGTCCCCCACGTCCCCCTCCCCAG CTGACACCGCCGAGGGCTTGAGGGGCAGTGAGAG AGATCCACCAGTGGGGAGGGCACAAGGCCAGGCACCCCCCAGAACAGCAGGGTCACGGCCGAGGTTGGAGGTGGCTGGGGGCCGACCACGTGCAAGTGCCCGGGCACAGGGACGCAGTGCCATCCTGGAGAAGTTCGGAGG GGCAGCCAAGGGTCCAGCTCCCCATCTGAAGCGGACAGGGAGCACAGCCACGGTGAAGGCCATGCTGCTGGAGTGGTGCCGTGCCAGGACCCGCAGCTACCAG CATGTGGAGGTGCAGAACTTCGCGGGGAGCTGGGGCAGTGGCCTGGCCTTCTGTGCCCTGATTCACAGCTTCTTCCCTGATGCCTTTGACTACGATGCCCTTGACCCCAGCGCCCGCCAGCACAACTTTGCCCTGGCCTTTGCCACTGCCGA GGAGCGGGCGGGCTGTGCCCCGCTGCTGGAGGTGGAGGACATGGTGCggctgccagtgcctgatgCCAAGTGTGTCTACACGTACCTGCAGGAGCTATACCGGTGcctggtggccaaggggctGGTGAAGACCAAGAAGCGCTGA
- the SERPING1 gene encoding LOW QUALITY PROTEIN: plasma protease C1 inhibitor (The sequence of the model RefSeq protein was modified relative to this genomic sequence to represent the inferred CDS: deleted 1 base in 1 codon), which translates to MPTPGELSILDAPSKARNYPISKAPERVPEELGTMANESTVALSSLGTDASDISSLGTSSPLCPGDEEPAETCGVPTGEQRAAMAEALGTFALHFYQHIAEAAQPDANLVFSPITVAMGLSHLLLGARGETRECLGAILAYPPELGCVHSTLWQLANVSGPFSAAQIFHHPEVHLQPRFLSESWHFYGARPRALSGNESLDLLQVNEWVREASHGLLPGLLPSMPTQPQLLLLSTVHLHGTDWCMPLNAKQIVPMPFLQPGHLLRLVPTMTSLKYPVGSFTNPHLQVQVGRLELSLVMLVPRGPLAALSTLERALDPPTFLELLRQAVRTPSRATALALPCLRLGHAVDVVALVHDMGFGLLLAAELRGLAWGQALTAGAARHRALLELDEAGLEAAGAMATSVARTTLVLEALRPFLFVPWHDDGNIPLFMGRLSDPRP; encoded by the exons ATGCCCACCCCGGGGGAGCTCTCCATCCTGGATGCCCCCTCCAAGGCCAGGAACTACCCCATCTccaaggctccagagagagtACCTGAGGAACTGGGCACCATGGCCAATGAGAGCACAGTGGcactcagcagcctgggcactgaTGCCTCAGACAtcagcagcctgggcaccagCTCTCCACTGTGCCCAGGAGATGAAGAGCCAGCCGAGACATGTGGGGTACCCACAGGGGAGCAGCGGGCAGCCATGGCTGAAGCACTGGGCACCTTTGCCCTCCACTTCTACCAGCAcatagcagaggctgcccagcccGATGCCAACTTGGTCTTCTCTCCCATCACGGTTGCCATGGGGCTCTCAcacctgctgctgg GTGCACGTGGTGAGACCCGTGAGTGCCTGGGTGCCATCTTGGCATACCCaccagagctgggctgtgtgCACAGTACTCTGTGGCAGCTTGCCAATGTGTCTGgccccttctctgctgctcagatCTTCCACCACCCAG AGGTGCACCTCCAGCCGCGCTTCCTCAGTGAGTCCTGGCACTTCTATGGAGCCCGCCCACGTGCCCTGAGTGGCAATGAGAGCTTGGACCTGCTGCAGGTCAATGAATGGGTGCGTGAGGCCAGCCACGGGCTGCTgccaggactgctgcccagcatgcccacccagccccagctgctgctgctcagcactgtCCACCTCCACGGTACGGACTG GTGCATGCCATTGAATGCAAAACAGATAGTTCCAATGCCCTTCCTGCAGCCTGGACACCTACTGCGCCTGGTGCCCACCATGACCAGCCTCAAGTACCCAGTGGGCTCTttcaccaacccccacctgcagGTCCAG GTGGGGCGCCTAGAGCTGAGCCTGGTGATGCTGGTGCCGCGGGGGCCCCTGgcagctctgagcaccctggaACGGGCACTGGAC CCCCCCaccttcctggagctgctgcggcAGGCAGTCCGCACCCCCTCCCGGgccactgccctggcactgccctgcctgcgcCTTGGCCACGCCGTCGATGTGGTGGCATTGGTCCATGACATGG GCTTCGGGCTGTTGCTGGCCGCGGAGCTGCGCGGGCTGGCATGGGGCCAGGCGCTGACAGCGGGCGCGGCACGGCACCGGGCGCTACTGGAGCTGGACGAGGCCGGCCTGGAGGCAGCGGGTGCCATGGCCACCTCGGTGGCACGCACAACCCTGGTGCTCGAGGCCCTGAGACCCTTCCTCTTCGTTCCCTGGCATGATGACGGCAACATCCCCCTCTTCATGGGCCGCCTCAGTGACCCCCGGCCCTGA
- the TIMM10 gene encoding mitochondrial import inner membrane translocase subunit Tim10, giving the protein MDPLRAQQLAAELEVDMMADMYNRMTQACHRKCVPPHYKDAELSKGESICLDRCVAKYLEVHERMGKKLTELSLQDEELLKRMQQSTGTA; this is encoded by the exons ATGGACCCTCTGCGGGCTCAGCAGCTGGCGGCAGAGCTGGAGGTTGACATGATGGCCGACATGTACAACCG GATGACGCAGGCATGTCACCGCAAGTGCGTCCCCCCCCACTACAAGGACGCGGAGCTGTCGAAGGGAGAGAGCATCTGCCTGGACCGGTGCGTGGCCAAGTACCTGGAGGTGCACGAGCGCATGGGCAAGAAGCTGACTGAACTCTCGCTGCAGGACGAGGAGCTGCTCAAGCgcatgcagcagagcacaggcacagcctga
- the UBE2L6 gene encoding ubiquitin/ISG15-conjugating enzyme E2 L6 isoform X2, with translation MAPPGGTGHWTSVAMAARIAQELQEARSWSGVHDLRPLDGNLLRWGGLLLPNKPPYNAGAFRFELTFSPHYPLSPPCATLRTSIYHPGVDTTGRVCQPLTSAQHWVATTRAIQVLQDLLLLLDNPDTERVLRQDLSHELHQQPDVFWHRAEEHTRCHAEPRPDTPASS, from the exons ATGGCCCCGCCCGGGGGCACTGGGCATTGGACATCGGTGGCTATGGCCGCGAGGATCGCCCAG GAGCTGCAAGAGGCGCGGAGCTGGAGCGGGGTCCATGACCTGCGGCCGCTGGACGGGAACCTGCTGCGGtggggggggctgctgctgccg AATAAACCCCCCTACAACGCAGGCGCCTTCCGCTTCGAGCTGACCTTCTCCCCCCACTACCCACTGTCCCCACCCTGTGCCACCCTCCGCACCAGCATCTACCACCCTGGAGTGGACACCACTGGCCGTGTCTGCCAGCCCCTCACCTCTGCACAGCACTGGGTAGCCACCACTCGTGCGATCCAAG tgctgcaggacctgctgctgctgctggacaacCCAGACACGGAGCGGGTGCTGCGGCAGGACCTGTCCCATGAGCTCCACCAGCAGCCCGATGTGTTCTGGCATCGGGCAGAGGAACACACTCGCTGCCATGCTGAGCCACGCCCTGACACCCCTGCGTCATCATGA
- the UBE2L6 gene encoding ubiquitin/ISG15-conjugating enzyme E2 L6 isoform X1: MLRGCVVLGGIGARAGAVAVVGRCRCEPAPPHALRFRFRGRIRSLRGVAWKAGGDRPGCDPLSSHRRSCKRRGAGAGSMTCGRWTGTCCGGGGCCCRIYHPGVDTTGRVCQPLTSAQHWVATTRAIQVLQDLLLLLDNPDTERVLRQDLSHELHQQPDVFWHRAEEHTRCHAEPRPDTPASS; this comes from the exons ATGCTTCGGGGGTGCGTTGTCCTGGGAGGAATTGGTGCTCGGGCGGGGGCGGTGGCGGTGGTCGGGAGATGTCGGTGCGAGCCCGCCCCTCCCCACGCGCTCCGGTTTCGTTTCCGCGGACGGATCCGCTCCCTTCGGGGCGTGGCTTGGAAGGCTGGCGGGGACCGCCCGGGGTGTGATCCGCTGAGCTCCCACCGCAGGAGCTGCAAGAGGCGCGGAGCTGGAGCGGGGTCCATGACCTGCGGCCGCTGGACGGGAACCTGCTGCGGtggggggggctgctgctgccg CATCTACCACCCTGGAGTGGACACCACTGGCCGTGTCTGCCAGCCCCTCACCTCTGCACAGCACTGGGTAGCCACCACTCGTGCGATCCAAG tgctgcaggacctgctgctgctgctggacaacCCAGACACGGAGCGGGTGCTGCGGCAGGACCTGTCCCATGAGCTCCACCAGCAGCCCGATGTGTTCTGGCATCGGGCAGAGGAACACACTCGCTGCCATGCTGAGCCACGCCCTGACACCCCTGCGTCATCATGA